In Pseudobacter ginsenosidimutans, the following are encoded in one genomic region:
- a CDS encoding SulP family inorganic anion transporter yields MFRPAILDTIRNYSSKDLTRDLLAGLIVGVVALPLAIAFAIASGVSPEKGIYTAVIAGFIISFLGGSKVQIGGPTGAFIIVVYGIVQQYGIDGLGVATLMAGAMLMIMGFAKLGAVIKFIPYPLVVGFTSGIAVIIFSSQLKDLFGFPIEQLPADFIEKWKIYFDAAPGVNWYACSIAALTLMIVMAWPKITHKIPGSLIAILVCSAVVHVLDLPVETIGSRFPAIPSSLPSPVFPDMDLASIRKLVQPAFTIALLGGIESLLSAMVADGMTGDRHRSNTELVAQGVANIFSATFGGIPATGAIARTATNVKNEGRTPVAGMVHALTLLLIILFAGQWAAMVPMATLAGILVMVAYNMSEWRNFRAITKGSRSDLAVLLTSFILTVMVDLTVAIEIGLLLAVFLFMRKLIQSTSVKILSIDNEEKNNTGILENDKYRIPEGVEVFEVTGPLFFGAAYKFKDAIRLVGKPPRFLIIRMRNIPVIDATGINAIKEVHKEIKKQGSKLILSEVVHEQVWNELKRSRLLFAIGKANVTKSFEGALKRCIMLKEGA; encoded by the coding sequence ATGTTCAGGCCCGCAATACTCGATACCATCAGGAATTATTCATCAAAAGATCTGACAAGAGATTTGCTTGCCGGGTTGATAGTAGGTGTAGTGGCTTTGCCTTTGGCGATTGCGTTTGCCATCGCTTCTGGTGTTTCACCTGAGAAGGGAATTTACACGGCCGTTATTGCCGGGTTTATAATTTCCTTCCTGGGTGGGAGCAAGGTTCAGATAGGAGGGCCTACGGGCGCCTTCATCATCGTTGTTTATGGAATTGTGCAGCAATACGGGATAGATGGTCTTGGTGTAGCCACGCTGATGGCTGGTGCAATGCTGATGATCATGGGCTTTGCAAAACTGGGAGCCGTTATCAAATTTATTCCTTACCCATTGGTGGTAGGTTTTACAAGTGGGATAGCCGTGATCATATTTTCTTCACAGCTGAAAGATCTTTTCGGATTTCCGATAGAACAACTGCCTGCAGATTTTATTGAAAAATGGAAAATTTATTTTGATGCAGCTCCGGGTGTGAACTGGTATGCCTGTTCAATAGCCGCGTTAACGCTTATGATCGTGATGGCCTGGCCTAAAATAACGCATAAGATACCCGGATCCCTGATCGCAATCCTGGTCTGTTCGGCAGTTGTTCATGTACTGGACCTGCCTGTTGAAACGATCGGCAGCAGGTTTCCTGCAATTCCTTCTTCTTTGCCCTCGCCGGTATTTCCTGATATGGATCTAGCCTCCATAAGAAAACTGGTGCAACCTGCTTTCACTATTGCATTGCTGGGAGGGATCGAATCGCTTTTGTCAGCAATGGTGGCAGATGGCATGACGGGAGACAGGCACAGATCAAATACTGAACTGGTGGCGCAGGGTGTTGCCAATATTTTCTCTGCTACTTTCGGAGGGATCCCGGCAACCGGCGCCATTGCCCGCACTGCCACCAATGTGAAGAATGAAGGCAGAACGCCTGTAGCGGGAATGGTTCACGCATTGACCTTGTTGCTGATCATCCTGTTTGCAGGACAATGGGCAGCGATGGTTCCGATGGCCACTCTCGCAGGCATTCTGGTGATGGTGGCATACAATATGAGTGAATGGAGGAATTTCCGGGCTATCACCAAAGGATCGCGGAGCGATCTGGCTGTTTTGCTTACATCATTCATCCTGACTGTTATGGTTGATCTTACGGTAGCCATCGAGATAGGATTACTCCTGGCTGTTTTTTTGTTTATGAGAAAGTTGATCCAATCCACCAGTGTAAAGATCCTGTCCATCGATAATGAGGAAAAAAACAATACAGGAATTCTGGAAAACGATAAATACCGGATACCGGAAGGGGTTGAAGTTTTTGAAGTGACCGGCCCCTTGTTCTTTGGTGCTGCATACAAGTTCAAAGATGCGATCAGGCTGGTAGGAAAACCTCCCCGCTTCCTGATCATCCGAATGAGAAATATACCGGTTATCGATGCAACAGGTATCAATGCCATCAAAGAAGTGCATAAAGAGATCAAAAAACAAGGCTCCAAACTTATCCTTTCTGAAGTTGTCCATGAACAGGTTTGGAATGAATTGAAAAGATCCAGATTGTTATTTGCTATAGGAAAAGCCAACGTGACGAAAAGTTTCGAAGGTGCTTTGAAGAGATGCATCATGTTGAAAGAAGGGGCTTAA